A DNA window from Candidatus Aminicenantes bacterium contains the following coding sequences:
- a CDS encoding DoxX family membrane protein — protein MHLPDKLKQSLASPPFQVVARLILGGLFIYASLDKIAQPMQFTRAIESYKLLPVSLLTLPALILPWVELFAGICLVSGICVRSAAMLLTALLLLFISALGLSALRGLKISCGCFSTKLGEGENIYLLVFRDLLMLIPAWVILFFGREKKNS, from the coding sequence ATGCATTTGCCAGATAAGCTCAAACAATCGCTGGCTTCGCCGCCGTTCCAGGTCGTGGCCCGCTTGATCCTGGGCGGGCTGTTCATTTACGCCAGCCTGGACAAGATCGCCCAGCCGATGCAGTTCACCCGGGCCATCGAGAGCTACAAGCTGTTGCCCGTGTCGCTGCTGACCCTGCCGGCGCTGATCCTGCCCTGGGTCGAATTGTTCGCCGGCATTTGCCTGGTTTCGGGGATTTGCGTGCGCAGCGCCGCCATGCTGCTCACGGCTCTGCTGCTGCTGTTCATCTCCGCCCTGGGGCTCAGCGCCCTGCGCGGCTTGAAAATAAGCTGCGGCTGTTTTTCGACCAAACTGGGCGAAGGCGAAAATATTTACCTGCTTGTTTTCCGCGACCTGCTGATGCTAATCCCCGCCTGGGTGATCCTCTT
- a CDS encoding rhodanese-like domain-containing protein — MIVRKKNLLEIGFILLASVIFGLGRNYFSKTPLFLFKVRGKAIHSVLPVQVGEADAELVRQMIGDPSVVLLDARPPELYSLGFIPGAVNLPVAMFAEALPPLAQRLRSARLLIVYCGGPKCPDAADLAARLYDRGFKDLLIYQGGVGDWQRRGNAFAR, encoded by the coding sequence ATGATCGTGCGCAAAAAAAATCTGCTTGAAATTGGCTTCATCCTGCTGGCCAGCGTGATTTTCGGCTTGGGGCGCAATTATTTTTCCAAAACGCCGCTGTTCCTGTTCAAGGTGCGCGGGAAGGCGATCCACTCCGTGCTGCCGGTCCAGGTCGGCGAAGCCGACGCCGAGCTGGTCAGGCAGATGATCGGCGATCCGAGCGTCGTTCTGCTCGATGCCCGGCCTCCCGAGCTATACAGCCTGGGCTTCATCCCCGGAGCCGTCAACCTGCCGGTCGCCATGTTCGCCGAGGCCCTGCCGCCGCTGGCCCAGCGGCTGCGCTCGGCCCGGCTGCTCATCGTCTATTGCGGCGGCCCGAAATGCCCCGATGCCGCCGACCTGGCCGCGAGGCTCTATGATCGGGGATTCAAAGACCTCCTGATCTACCAGGGCGGGGTCGGGGATTGGCAACGGAGGGGAAATGCATTTGCCAGATAA